In one window of uncultured Acetobacteroides sp. DNA:
- a CDS encoding endonuclease/exonuclease/phosphatase family protein: MRKVIAILLLIVNFAAAIALIFSSIAGYISPATFWPIALLGMSFSLLLVINIGFMLLWILFWKKEAAISILALFFSVWHIPKYLAFNEKVTPPNEVKKIRVMTYNVHLFRLYDSEEATSNEMFDFINRKEADIICFQEFFTMPKRLSEANVKKQLSDYPYSYISYTIEKNKRDAKFGVAIFSKYPIVKKKKVNFGEDTYNSTIYTDLRVGKDTIRVFCSHLESIKLKETDKPHNQGARIAKNALSISNVKSIARKFRRAYIKRAYQVDTIKHIIERTTHPIIYCGDLNDLPNSYTYNSIKGKMNDTFTEVGHGFAATYKGLLPTMRIDFIFSDKRIVPYKYSSPRIKYSDHYPVIADFYIGMDNETGDYSE, translated from the coding sequence TTGAGAAAGGTTATCGCCATACTGCTCCTTATTGTCAACTTCGCTGCCGCAATAGCGCTAATCTTTTCCAGCATTGCAGGCTACATTAGCCCCGCAACGTTTTGGCCCATTGCGCTACTGGGTATGTCGTTTTCCCTGTTGCTCGTTATTAATATTGGATTTATGCTTCTTTGGATCCTCTTTTGGAAAAAAGAAGCTGCGATATCAATACTAGCCCTCTTTTTTAGCGTATGGCACATCCCAAAATATCTTGCATTCAACGAAAAGGTCACGCCTCCCAATGAGGTAAAAAAGATACGGGTGATGACCTACAACGTGCATCTATTTCGATTGTACGACTCCGAGGAGGCAACCAGCAACGAGATGTTCGATTTCATTAATCGCAAAGAAGCCGACATCATTTGTTTCCAGGAGTTCTTTACCATGCCTAAGAGACTTTCGGAAGCCAATGTAAAGAAACAACTAAGCGACTACCCCTACAGCTACATCAGCTACACCATCGAAAAGAATAAGCGTGATGCGAAATTTGGGGTTGCCATCTTTAGCAAGTACCCGATAGTAAAGAAGAAAAAGGTAAACTTCGGCGAGGACACCTACAACTCGACCATCTACACAGATCTTCGAGTAGGTAAAGATACTATACGAGTATTCTGCAGCCATCTCGAATCGATAAAGCTAAAAGAGACAGATAAACCTCATAACCAGGGAGCAAGAATTGCCAAAAACGCTTTAAGCATAAGCAACGTCAAATCGATAGCGCGAAAGTTTCGCCGTGCATATATCAAGCGAGCATACCAGGTAGACACCATCAAACACATAATTGAGCGTACAACGCATCCTATTATTTATTGTGGCGACCTCAACGACCTCCCCAACTCTTACACGTACAACTCCATAAAAGGTAAGATGAACGATACCTTTACTGAAGTTGGGCATGGTTTTGCTGCTACATATAAAGGATTACTTCCGACCATGCGCATCGATTTTATTTTCTCGGATAAACGAATTGTGCCCTACAAGTACTCATCTCCACGGATAAAGTACTCGGATCACTATCCGGTAATTGCGGATTTCTACATAGGAATGGATAACGAAACAGGCGATTATTCGGAATAG
- a CDS encoding rhomboid family intramembrane serine protease, giving the protein MHYNRLRLSLTKDGALAGLIYINIAVFIFVGVYNAIFYLATDHTPLFFDKMLALSSDPTTAVKHPWTIITYMFYHLDFLHALFNLLVLYWFGVIFVDFFGNLKLTTMYIAGGISGGLFFLFAYNSLPVFYDEGTSILLGASAAIMAITFGSASFSPNHKIWLMFIGDVRLKYLAFAYLIIDLIQIPFGNAGGHIAHLGGAFVGALWGYTYRKNGKNILGWLESLLNSIKKISFKRKTLKVAYKNPQMQPHKRQNNKELDELLDKISQKGLDSLTEAEKQKLFKYKNDLNS; this is encoded by the coding sequence ATGCACTACAATCGACTTAGACTATCGCTTACCAAAGATGGCGCCCTTGCAGGTTTGATATACATCAACATCGCGGTGTTTATATTTGTTGGTGTCTACAACGCCATTTTCTACTTAGCCACCGACCATACGCCGCTATTTTTCGATAAGATGTTGGCACTATCGTCCGATCCTACAACGGCTGTAAAACATCCGTGGACGATTATCACCTACATGTTTTACCATCTCGATTTCTTGCATGCGCTATTCAACCTGCTTGTGCTATATTGGTTTGGGGTAATATTTGTCGATTTCTTTGGAAACCTGAAGCTAACAACAATGTACATTGCAGGAGGCATATCAGGTGGACTCTTCTTTCTATTCGCCTACAACAGCCTTCCCGTATTCTACGATGAAGGTACTTCGATACTCCTTGGAGCATCGGCAGCCATTATGGCAATAACATTTGGATCTGCATCGTTTTCCCCAAATCACAAGATTTGGCTGATGTTCATTGGAGACGTAAGACTCAAATATCTTGCCTTTGCCTACCTGATAATTGACCTTATACAGATCCCATTTGGCAATGCAGGAGGGCATATAGCCCACCTTGGCGGTGCTTTTGTAGGAGCATTATGGGGATACACCTATCGCAAAAATGGAAAAAACATCCTTGGATGGCTTGAGAGCTTACTTAACAGCATAAAGAAAATATCCTTCAAAAGAAAAACCCTAAAAGTAGCCTACAAGAATCCACAGATGCAGCCCCACAAAAGGCAAAACAACAAGGAACTCGACGAACTACTCGACAAGATATCGCAAAAAGGGCTAGACAGCCTAACGGAAGCCGAAAAGCAGAAACTCTTTAAGTACAAAAACGATCTGAATAGTTGA